Proteins from a genomic interval of Acidimicrobiia bacterium:
- a CDS encoding DEAD/DEAH box helicase, whose translation MPLPSFAPAVSSWFETSFSQPTQAQSQGWASISRGEHTLILAPTGSGKTLAAFLWGINQMVVNPPATSAKQTRIVYISPLRALAVDIERNLASPLVGINLAAERLGISGYVPTVGVRTGDTPANIRRQLVRVPPDILITTPESLYLMLTSAARETLAGVETVIIDEIHAMAPTKRGTHLALTLERLEEVAAQPPQRIGLSATQRPLDEIARFLGGKNNDGQWRPVTVVDAGSTKTLDVSVVVPVDDMAEPDTDGRSIWPAIHPPVLDLVNEHHSTLIFVNARRAAERLATRLNELSTQGLNRGGETDGSAPMPGHEIAKAHHGSLSKERRLIIEDELKRGELKALVATSSLELGIDMGAVDLVIQVESPGSVARGLQRVGRAGHQVGEASRGRIFPKHRGDLLEAAVVVARMKEGLVEATTYPRNPLDVLAQQIVAMAALDDWTTADLARVIRRAAPYADLSDDILDATLDLLSGRYPSDEFSDLSPRIVWDRVEGTIRGRKGAQRLAVTNPGTIPDRGLFGVFLPDGTRVGELDEEMVYETRVGETFLLGATTWRIEEITHERVVVTPAPGRVGRMPFWHGDSPGRPLELGMAVGATTRRLRAMTPALAHEELRDTHGLDDRAATNLLAYFKDQAEATGTVPDDKTIVVERFRDEIGDWRVCVLSPFGAQVHAPWAIALRSRLEERWSVNIDLMWSDDGIAIRLPEAIDDLPLDELLIDPDEIDRLVTAELPKTALFASRFRECAGRSLLLPKRRPDRRTPLWQQRQRASDLMNVASAYPTFPILLETTRECLNDVFDLPALREVLRGLQNRSVRVVAVNTPTASPFAQSLLFGWIGQFMYELDAPLAERRAAALSLDKDLLRELLGAEELRDLLDPQAILEVEDLLQRRSASRVARDADELHDVLVALGPLSAVEIRQRCEADESMVDKWLQILEGEKRAYPVNIGGVAEWASTQDAGRLRDSFGVSVPIGLPSVFTESVPDPLSGLLGRYAQTHGPFLTTEVASRFGLAPGVVQPFLERMEANGTLLRGEFRPQGFEREWCDPNALRQIRRRSLARLRNEVEPVDARALGRFLPDWQGVGRGFSGMDGLVEVLSMLQGASIPVSSFENDVLASRLDNYQPSDLDFLFMSGELLWVGAGALGATDGRIRVAFRDQARLLFDWPTIADPDSDGAGKAHHDDTGNRLESRVATAWLLDQSGSHDFGATHQAIVECLERSGASFWPELVAAVAAAGLPYDDQVVLSALWDLVWNGSITNDSFAPLRALGTRPAKPASASTRRRGLRAGHLARLGPPGASGRWSLVAPLLMEPTSAAEAGLARASALLERYGVLSREAALGEGQSGGFAGLYPVLKELEERGRIRRGYFVAGLGAAQFALPGAVERLRDMRDAATGVLVLAATDPASPYGASLSWPGSAGRPSRSAGAFVVLTDGRPVAYLERGGRSILVFDDEADGQWIEALGELVDKGRFRKLEIAKIDGVPAGEHPLRDSFLEAGFVEGYRGLVRRALAVTHRM comes from the coding sequence GTGCCATTACCTTCATTCGCACCAGCGGTATCAAGCTGGTTTGAAACTAGCTTTAGTCAGCCGACCCAGGCCCAAAGCCAGGGTTGGGCTTCAATCTCGCGCGGTGAACATACCCTGATCTTGGCACCTACCGGTTCCGGGAAAACCTTGGCGGCTTTCCTATGGGGTATCAACCAGATGGTCGTCAACCCTCCAGCGACTTCGGCTAAACAAACCCGAATCGTTTACATCTCGCCGCTTCGGGCCTTAGCAGTTGATATCGAGCGAAATCTGGCGTCACCACTGGTGGGTATCAACCTTGCGGCCGAGCGTCTTGGCATTTCGGGCTATGTACCAACGGTGGGGGTACGTACCGGCGACACGCCAGCCAACATCCGTCGTCAACTGGTACGAGTCCCGCCCGACATTTTGATCACTACCCCCGAATCGCTGTACCTCATGTTGACCTCGGCCGCCCGTGAAACCTTGGCCGGGGTTGAAACCGTGATTATCGATGAGATCCACGCCATGGCACCCACCAAACGCGGCACCCACTTGGCGCTCACCTTAGAGCGGCTGGAAGAAGTTGCCGCCCAACCACCACAGCGAATCGGGCTTTCAGCCACCCAACGACCGCTCGACGAGATCGCTCGTTTCTTAGGTGGAAAGAACAACGATGGACAGTGGCGACCCGTGACCGTTGTTGACGCGGGATCGACCAAAACGCTTGATGTTTCGGTAGTAGTACCAGTGGACGACATGGCCGAACCCGATACCGACGGTCGATCTATTTGGCCCGCCATCCATCCTCCGGTGCTCGACTTGGTGAACGAGCACCACTCAACCCTCATCTTTGTGAATGCGCGTCGTGCTGCCGAGCGACTGGCGACGCGTTTGAACGAACTATCCACCCAAGGTTTGAACCGTGGTGGCGAAACTGATGGCAGTGCGCCCATGCCGGGCCATGAAATAGCCAAAGCTCATCATGGGTCTTTATCGAAAGAACGCCGGCTAATCATTGAAGATGAACTAAAGCGCGGCGAGCTGAAGGCTTTGGTCGCTACCAGCTCTCTCGAGCTGGGCATCGATATGGGTGCGGTTGATCTTGTGATCCAGGTTGAGTCGCCCGGTTCGGTAGCGCGAGGTTTACAGCGCGTTGGTCGAGCCGGGCACCAGGTCGGGGAAGCGAGTCGGGGGCGTATTTTCCCGAAACACCGCGGCGACCTCTTAGAAGCTGCGGTGGTGGTAGCCAGGATGAAAGAAGGATTGGTAGAAGCGACTACCTACCCTCGTAATCCTCTCGACGTCTTGGCGCAGCAGATTGTTGCCATGGCGGCCCTCGACGATTGGACCACGGCCGATTTGGCCCGGGTAATTCGACGTGCCGCACCTTATGCCGATTTGAGTGACGATATTCTCGATGCCACGCTCGATCTTCTATCGGGTCGTTATCCCTCCGACGAGTTCTCTGATCTTTCGCCACGAATTGTTTGGGACCGTGTTGAGGGCACCATCAGAGGTCGCAAAGGGGCGCAGCGACTGGCGGTTACTAACCCCGGCACCATCCCCGACCGGGGGCTCTTCGGAGTGTTTCTGCCCGATGGCACCCGGGTGGGGGAACTCGATGAAGAAATGGTGTACGAAACACGGGTTGGGGAAACTTTCTTGTTAGGGGCTACCACCTGGCGCATCGAAGAGATCACCCACGAACGAGTTGTGGTGACGCCAGCGCCTGGCCGTGTGGGCAGGATGCCGTTTTGGCATGGCGATTCGCCAGGGCGTCCCTTAGAACTGGGTATGGCCGTAGGCGCGACCACCAGACGGCTTCGTGCAATGACACCGGCCCTGGCTCATGAAGAGCTACGCGATACCCACGGGCTTGACGACCGGGCTGCCACAAATCTGCTGGCCTATTTTAAAGACCAGGCGGAAGCTACGGGTACCGTGCCCGACGACAAAACCATCGTGGTCGAACGTTTCCGCGATGAGATCGGCGATTGGCGGGTTTGCGTGCTCAGTCCTTTCGGGGCGCAAGTTCACGCTCCCTGGGCGATCGCGTTGCGTTCGAGATTGGAAGAACGCTGGAGCGTAAATATCGACCTCATGTGGAGCGATGACGGTATTGCAATTCGGCTACCTGAAGCTATCGACGACTTACCGCTTGATGAATTGCTCATCGACCCCGACGAAATTGATCGTCTAGTCACCGCCGAACTGCCAAAAACTGCTTTGTTCGCCTCACGATTTCGTGAGTGTGCTGGACGTTCGTTGTTGTTGCCCAAGCGCCGCCCCGACCGCCGAACACCGCTGTGGCAACAACGCCAGCGTGCCAGTGATCTAATGAACGTGGCATCGGCTTATCCAACATTCCCGATTCTTCTCGAAACTACCCGGGAATGCTTGAACGATGTCTTTGACCTACCAGCATTGCGCGAGGTGCTGCGGGGTCTACAGAACCGTTCGGTTCGGGTGGTAGCCGTTAACACGCCGACGGCCTCGCCCTTTGCCCAGTCACTCTTGTTCGGGTGGATAGGCCAGTTCATGTACGAGCTCGACGCTCCTTTGGCAGAGCGCCGAGCAGCCGCCCTATCGCTCGATAAAGATTTGTTGCGTGAGCTCTTGGGGGCCGAGGAATTACGTGATCTTCTTGATCCACAAGCGATCCTAGAGGTCGAAGACCTACTGCAACGCCGGAGTGCTAGCCGTGTCGCTCGCGATGCTGACGAGCTTCATGATGTGTTGGTGGCACTCGGTCCTCTGAGCGCAGTCGAGATTCGTCAGCGTTGTGAAGCCGACGAGTCGATGGTTGATAAATGGCTGCAGATACTGGAGGGTGAGAAAAGGGCCTACCCGGTGAATATCGGTGGTGTTGCCGAGTGGGCTTCAACCCAAGATGCTGGCCGTTTACGCGACAGCTTCGGGGTGAGTGTGCCCATCGGGTTACCCAGCGTTTTCACCGAGTCGGTACCCGACCCACTTAGTGGATTACTTGGTCGCTATGCGCAAACTCACGGACCTTTTCTCACCACCGAGGTAGCTTCACGTTTCGGGTTGGCACCGGGGGTGGTGCAGCCGTTTTTGGAAAGAATGGAAGCTAATGGCACGCTGCTTAGAGGCGAATTTCGACCCCAAGGTTTCGAACGTGAATGGTGCGATCCGAATGCTCTACGCCAAATTCGTCGTCGTTCCCTAGCTCGGCTCCGCAACGAAGTAGAGCCCGTCGATGCTCGGGCACTAGGACGCTTTTTGCCGGATTGGCAGGGCGTAGGCCGTGGCTTTAGCGGAATGGATGGCCTGGTTGAGGTGCTCTCAATGCTGCAAGGCGCCTCAATCCCGGTGTCAAGCTTTGAAAACGATGTCTTGGCGAGTCGACTCGACAACTATCAACCAAGCGACCTCGATTTTCTGTTTATGAGCGGCGAGTTGCTCTGGGTTGGTGCTGGTGCTTTAGGCGCAACTGACGGGCGAATCCGCGTAGCGTTTCGTGATCAAGCCCGCCTTCTCTTCGACTGGCCAACAATCGCTGATCCAGACAGCGACGGTGCCGGTAAGGCTCACCACGATGACACGGGGAACCGATTGGAATCTCGTGTCGCCACCGCTTGGTTGTTAGATCAGTCCGGCTCACACGATTTTGGTGCGACCCACCAGGCCATTGTCGAGTGTCTCGAACGCTCCGGTGCCTCATTTTGGCCTGAACTGGTGGCCGCGGTGGCTGCGGCCGGGTTGCCCTACGATGACCAGGTTGTGCTTAGTGCCCTGTGGGATTTGGTCTGGAATGGTTCTATTACCAACGACTCGTTCGCTCCGCTTCGAGCGTTGGGAACTCGTCCCGCCAAGCCAGCCTCCGCCAGCACCCGCCGGCGTGGACTACGTGCTGGCCATTTAGCTCGGCTAGGGCCCCCCGGAGCGTCTGGGCGCTGGTCGCTTGTGGCGCCACTGTTAATGGAACCTACTTCAGCCGCCGAAGCGGGCTTGGCGCGGGCCTCGGCATTGCTAGAACGTTATGGGGTTCTGTCGCGAGAAGCTGCGTTGGGGGAAGGCCAAAGTGGCGGTTTTGCTGGTTTGTATCCGGTGTTGAAAGAACTCGAAGAGCGTGGACGTATTCGACGTGGCTACTTCGTCGCCGGATTGGGCGCGGCACAGTTTGCGCTGCCCGGCGCGGTCGAGCGGTTGCGTGACATGCGTGATGCTGCCACGGGGGTGCTGGTACTGGCCGCCACCGACCCGGCTTCGCCTTATGGTGCTTCACTCAGCTGGCCTGGCTCCGCCGGTCGACCTTCGCGCAGTGCGGGCGCGTTCGTTGTTCTCACAGATGGTCGGCCAGTGGCCTACTTAGAACGAGGTGGCCGCTCCATTTTGGTTTTTGATGATGAAGCTGATGGGCAGTGGATCGAAGCCCTAGGTGAACTAGTCGACAAGGGGCGTTTCAGAAAACTGGAAATCGCCAAAATCGATGGTGTGCCAGCGGGGGAACATCCACTGAGAGACAGCTTCTTAGAAGCCGGTTTTGTGGAGGGATATCGCGGTTTGGTTCGCAGAGCGCTGGCCGTAACGCACAGAATGTAG